The Benincasa hispida cultivar B227 chromosome 11, ASM972705v1, whole genome shotgun sequence genome has a segment encoding these proteins:
- the LOC120090853 gene encoding uncharacterized protein LOC120090853 has product MEVEEVKGHEHSLTFYQRGIPDRDGNGEDVRCSQCNQPWRPPAFGCSTCNFHIHQSCINLPNQISTPFHPQNHQPLHLTNHYRSCKCCRQMPSGKVYSCLTCGFHIDLQCLIAKTKASGLCEMPNGKFRHFAHPHPLTTLNQDQQRLILQRRKYTKIIVCVVCQLPITSGSDNSTTDSDILFCSHCDLHFHHHCANLPREIEDPKYHQHSLFLFPRSFVNKTFCSSCSNERAEFFYTCPSCDFNLHVACLRSFKHQHEFINLRKILPFQCQACGKLEKGFPWFCSICHVFIHKKCAESASSLKTSEHRHSLTLTFSLNPEYVTNYRCKICGKNIKKSCAAYVCYQCESKYITHLDCAKNRKIDNNLPREAVDEPINIEKKINQENGMILHFSHSDKLILCSGEGRLCDGCMRCISTPSISYGCLMCSFFLHEECAKLPRNRNCLFHPHLLRIIYIPDFVWSCSVCFKNFHGFAYQCTEGCHFIVDIGCVGITIPFTHPSHNHPLFIDRTNKKQTCGACGESVENKEAFRCVECNFYLDATCATLPLKVRFRFDMHPLNLTFKNEDEGNEYYCDICEEERKAEQWFYSCKSCFFAAHLNCVLGDYPCMKSAKFNGHQHPLNLVKKGKIGYSTCGACGNSCDVNMAFECGICKFNVHAFGPCYHLQLTRGEITMVTMSSLRSRSFILCSDT; this is encoded by the coding sequence ATGGAAGTTGAGGAAGTAAAAGGCCACGAACACTCGTTGACATTCTACCAACGGGGAATACCCGATCGCGATGGGAACGGAGAAGATGTTCGTTGCTCTCAATGCAATCAGCCATGGCGTCCGCCAGCATTCGGCTGCTCCACCTGCAACTTCCACATCCATCAATCATGTATCAACCTTCCTAACCAAATCTCCACTCCCTTTCATCCCCAAAACCATCAGCCTCTTCATCTCACCAACCATTACCGCTCTTGCAAATGCTGCCGTCAGATGCCTTCCGGCAAAGTTTACAGCTGCCTCACATGTGGTTTCCATATCGACTTACAATGCCTCATAGCCAAAACCAAAGCCAGCGGCTTGTGTGAAATGCCCAATGGAAAGTTTCGACATTTCGCCCATCCCCATCCATTAACGACCCTTAATCAAGATCAACAACGTCTTATACTCCAACGACGCAAATACACTAaaattattgtttgtgttgtatGCCAACTTCCTATAACATCAGGTTCTGATAATTCTACTACTGACAGTGACATTCTCTTTTGTTCGCATTGTGATTTACACTTCCATCATCATTGTGCTAATCTTCCTCGTGAGATCGAGGATCCTAAGTATCACCAGcattctttgtttcttttcccCAGATCGTTCGTAAATAAAACTTTTTGCTCTAGTTGTAGTAATGAGCGTGCAGAGTTCTTCTACACTTGTCCATCCTGTGATTTCAATCTTCATGTAGCGTGCTTGCGCTCATTCAAACACCAACATGAATTCATCAATCTAAGGAAAATTCTTCCTTTTCAGTGTCAAGCATGTGGGAAATTAGAGAAAGGGTTTCCTTGGTTTTGTAGCATCTGCCATGTTTTCATTCATAAGAAATGTGCAGAGTCAGCATCAAGTCTCAAAACATCTGAACATCGCCATTCCTTAACTCTCACATTCTCTTTAAATCCAGAGTATGTAACCAATTATAGGTGCAAAATATGCGgtaaaaatatcaaaaaatcATGTGCAGCCTACGTTTGTTACCAATGCGAGAGCAAGTATATTACGCATTTGGATTGTGCTAAAAATCGAAAAATTGACAACAACCTGCCTAGGGAAGCTGTTGATGAGCCTATCAacatagagaaaaaaattaatcaagaaAATGGGATGATTTTACATTTTAGCCATAGTGATAAGTTGATCCTCTGTTCTGGCGAGGGTAGGCTTTGTGATGGGTGCATGAGATGCATATCAACTCCATCGATATCTTACGGTTGTTTAATGTGCAGCTTCTTTCTGCACGAGGAATGCGCAAAATTGCCGAGAAACAGGAATTGTTTGTTCCATCCACATTTGTTGAGAATCATCTATATCCCAGATTTTGTATGGTCCTGCTCTGTTTGTTTTAAAAACTTTCATGGCTTTGCTTATCAATGTACTGAAGGATGCCACTTCATTGTTgacattggatgcgttggaatTACAATCCCATTTACACATCCAAGTCACAATCATCCTCTGTTTATTGATCGcacaaacaaaaaacaaactTGTGGAGCTTGTGGGGAGAGCGTGGAGAATAAAGAAGCATTTCGTTGTGTTGAATGCAACTTCTATTTGGACGCAACATGTGCCACTTTGCCTCTAAAAGTAAGATTCAGATTTGATATGCATCCTTTGAACTTGACATTTAAGAATGAAGATGAAGGTAATGAATATTACTGTGATATTTgcgaagaagaaagaaaggccGAGCAGTGGTTTTACTCTTGCAAGTCCTGTTTTTTCGCCGCACATTTGAATTGTGTTCTTGGGGATTATCCTTGTATGAAGTCAGCTAAGTTTAATGGCCATCAGCATCCACTCAATTTGGTCAAAAAAGGCAAGATTGGGTATTCTACTTGTGGTGCGTGTGGCAATTCTTGTGATGTAAATATGGCGTTTGAATGTGGGATTTGCAAGTTTAATGTACATGCCTTTGGGCCTTGTTATCACCTACAACTTACACGTGGCGAAATAACTATGGTCACCATGTCTTCCCTTCGCTCTCGTTCATTTATTCTTTGCTCGGACACCTAA